TCTAAGATTTAATtttcaaaggagaaagaaagataaaaaggatCTCGGGAGACtaaaaatgcagaagaaaattGCCAGGTTATGTGACCAGGAAGCACTAGTGACAAGCAAGTCAACTGATCTGCTTGTTTTTTGAAGATGCTGAAGAGGAATGTTATAATGTACTTATAACACCGAGGTTGTGagtagagtccagagatatttcacaagaagagcaccagcgtgcctaccgtttcctttggttgtatccaattcgtatggttatttcatgcttatacttatatatattgttgtgacaaataaataaataaaataattaaataatatatataaacttaaggtaaaccgctccaaacttgattgcagaaaatacgacttcagcaacagagtggtcaatgccggAGGCGTTGTGGTCTCTGTTCGACGAGTCCCCCTTTTATAGGGGGGACAATGACGGACAGTGAAAGAGGCGATGGTAGCACCATCTACTTCCCTGAGGGGATTCGGATTATGGAACAGAGCAGTCATGTTTGGTTCTGGTTGGGTTaagacggtttacgatcttttgtctgttaatccaccaggatATCAATGGACTTTACATCTATCCAGGAAGGACTGCCTGTTCTACTTTTTCCATCTGATATCGGACCCCAGAAAAACATCTCAGCATAATATCTCAGCTGCTAAAGGGGATGTAGTCAGCTGTCAGTCGATTCCATGCGTTATtcgccacatgaactcttgcgcctgcgagataCCCCCGCCccacaggaatggccctccacattaccgAGGGCCAGCCTTattgatgggttttgggacccagagaggtggcatgcatcgagGAAgaatctttgggtttttttagaaaagggttttttaaagggggggagggataggaCGGGTGTGGGGGGTAACTCGTCGGagagggggtccagttcctgggCTTGCTCACGGCGTTACTTTATCAGGTCCAAAGGCAGGGGGGAGGGGTATGTTCCGGGTTTagagggtcgttccatctgtacggtaagtgggagaggcaggtatggcggaagcgaggggccgCATCGATCTTTGGGAGcatgtgctcgctgtttaaaagcgatcgcatgctccggcccctcagacttcacccgttccccgggcagccaggatcctcagagcctgggcctccggttgatgttatgcaatgcatggtccgtggttaacaaagccccctaatttgtgatcttattcagggggagtccgcggaccttatgggcattacggagacctggttgggcacggaagggggtgttccccttaTTGAGCTGTGCcctcgggtttccgagcattccatcaaccgagggcccaaggtaggggtgggggggggttggttgttattagggaaagtctacagctgagggagtccactgtgcctcagatagccggttgtgaatccctctttgtgaggtggggccataggagtcAGATGGGCttattgatcacgtacctggctccttgctgcgtgactacagcactgcccgagctgttggaggtactggccggggtggcggttgagacccccagacttatggtcatgggggatttcaacttgccatcgaccggcttgtcctcaatggcagctcgggagttccaggcctccatgacggccttggacctgatccaagtagttgatggccctacgcacattgggggaggcacactggacctgatttatatctctggtcagtggttaaatgatctggagttaggagatttagtaacagagcctttgtcatggtcagatcattatctccttcgcttggactttcggacccctacccaccaccgcagggagacggaaccaatatgatggttccgtcccaggcgcctgatggacccagagaggttcctgatggagcttgggccgtttcctgaggatctggcccatggcacggctgaagaactagttgtggcctgggaacaggctgcggctggggctttagaccgggtcgtgcctttgcggcctctgacccagcgtagatctcaaccagccccttggttctccgaggagctgagggagatgaaacgccggagaagacgcctagagagtgcttggagatccagccgttccgaagctgaccggacactagttaagtcttactctaagacttacctagtggcactgagggaagcgaagcgttcctacgcttcctccctcattgcgtcggcagataaccgcccggccgccctgtttcgggtgacccgctctctccttcatcaggaggtgcaggatgaccccttacagggacgggccaaggagtttagtggttatctatacgataaaccCCAAACCGCCACAACTTtacccttagactgtctactgtcaacctcactccattcctaagaggtctgtaaggggtgtgcataagcgcaccagcatgcctacgtcTCtatcctaatgtccctttttacttttactctttccatgtattcatattcatgtttatacatttcatgtattcataattatgtttatacgtttatctgtaatcttatagatgtttgatgaaaataaataaatagataaagagAGACATGTCCACTCCTTGTATGGCAGACAGGAACTACGGTACATCAGACCAATATTGGAATTTAAGACAGAATATAATGGTTACTGTGGCATCTGGTACTTATTTATTTCACAaatatttccagccttcccgagctTCCAGTAGACCCTTTTTTGGCCTCCCCAAGACTCcgcacgtgccctgcacttacctgcatctaaaacgggccgcgtggggactcctggaaggagcaAAGTGAGCAGAACCAGCCatgagtgagatttgggggttctccgaactgcacagaatattCGCTAGAGgtcctcccgaacccctgtgaacccccagcagccccacccctgcccccatctattagtGCTTCCATCTAACATAACATTTAAGAATTGAAAGGAAATTGTTAGTGGAATTTTGTAATTGAAGTCTTACCTGCCATGGCTGTATTATCTGGGGTGTCTGATGGTCCCCAACACGCATCCTCCTCTTACTCAATTGGTAAGAAGAGGCAGCACTGAGGACCGAGGCCACAACCTGGATTATTGTGGAAATACTGGAGCCATCCTCGGACAGGATTCTTTCCACCAGATCCTGGGGTGGGGTTTCCCAGCTCTCTTTTTCCAGGCACGTATTCCAAGATTTCTTAGACAACAAGGGGCTTGGATAGGAACACTGAAATGCTGCCTCCCCAAAATTCCCCGTAGCAGAGTAATGTGAATTAAAATCATAATATTGTGTCCTTTTCTCTGTCTGAGTGGTAAAGGATAATAAAAGATAGTTATGCTGGAGATTAAGCAATCGGTAAAAAAATCTCACACTTATATCGGACAAAGCTGTGGCAATCCATACTTTTTTCCTAAACAGGATTTCACTAGCCTCAGCGTCTCGTATTAGTACTGCTAGTACTATTGTGGCCTGAAAGTTCAAGTGACAAACAAGAGTTTTTACTTTGGCATCGCTAAAATATTGAAGGATGTTCTTATTCTTTCCCACTTCAATAACCACGGGTAACCTTTCTGAGAAGGCGACACAGACCCCTTTCCTTAGGGCTGCTGGCATAAAAGTTCTCCTGAACTTTTCCCCACTTTCATTGTCCGGAGCAACGAGGCCGATCCACGTCCATCGGAAATGCAGGAGCAGCTTGACAATCGCCAAGTGAGGAGGTTCTTGACTTGGGGTCACCCGGTAGAAAAAAGGGAAATGATGTTTCTGCTCTGGAATGTGGCTGATGACCCCATAATTGATCTAAGATGAGATAGAAAAGATGGTTGATTTCTTTGCTTTTAAGGACAACAGTAAGTGCTTACATATCAAGGCTCCATGGAAGAGAACTTCCTTCCCTTTGTTCTTGAGTTTGTACCAGGAAATGTCACCTCAGAGTCTGGAATCACTTGCCTGTATTTACAGTCATTGCCTATTAGCAACTTTCTGCAAAATTACGGGAGGCGAAATATGACATTTTTTTCCACATCTTCAGCAGTGCAAGAACAAAGGACAAGAAAACTATTATAAAAGCAGCTACACATGTCTCAGTAATGCCCTGGGGATGATGGAATGATATGTGAACtcagcagaaaaaagaaaagttgggtGGGATGTTTTCGTTTTTGTCTTTAAGTACAAagagggaaattaaaaaaaaacccttaacataatacttttcattttttttcttcaattcaattcaaattcaaatctttattgtcagttcaCAACAtaggtacaatgagattggttgagctccttcAGTGCACCActcgcaacacaatacaactcacagtggagacaaaaaatccctaacccaataaatcatattaacaaaacacccagtcctattgtaccagtgtgaacatgttacacattgtgctggccctgcagtccatcatactacgtagttatgatgttatgatGTTTAGCAGCTCTATGCAGGTGAAGGCAAATTTTGCCCCTTGCACTACACTGTGCACACACATCCATACACACATTATTCCAAGCATCACACACCAGTATCGGGAGCCCAGGGCTGCTGCGTGTGAACGCGCCACCATCTTGTGACCAAAAAGCCTTTGAAACAGTACAGGCCCTGATATTTTCTTTCAATTCGTTTCAACTAAGTTTGAAAAGATGTTTTTCTCTCCAAAGTCAAGTGACTAAAAGACATCAAGAAAAGTCAGAAGAAGGATTggcaaagattttatttttttatttattttattttgtcacaacaatatatataagtatcatacaaaaaaagattatatagtgtataaacatatatatgagtaaatattaggaggaataagcaataaacaataggacaggaacggtaggcacgtttgtgctcttatgcacgccccttatggtactcttaggaatggggtgaggtcaatggtagaaagtttttggttaaagcttttaggattatgggattatgggaagagaccacagagtcaggtaaagtattccaagcactgatgattctgttgcagaagtcatattttctgcagtctagattaaagcagttaacattaagtttaaatctattggttgctcttgtattattgcaattaaagctgaagtagtctttaacaggaaggacattacaatagatgattctttgagttaaacttaggtcttgtcgaaggcgacggagttccaagtcttctaagtctaggatttcaagtctggtgggataaggtattttgttgttttcagtgcAGGATGGTTAAGAGCATTTCAGTTGAACTATAAATGTTCAGCTGCAAAAAGGATATCATTATTTGAATGCCTGATACCATTTCAGGGCTTCTTAAAGCTCCATTGGCtcactaattttatttattatctgaCCTTTTGAGCCATGgtgccgcagtggttagaatgcagtagtactatgggctacttctgctgcctgctggctgcttgcaatttgacagttcaaatctcaccagccttccatccttccaaggtgggtaaaatgaggatctagattgttggggcaatatgctgactctgtaaactgcttagagagggctgtaaagcacagtgaagcggtctataaatctaagtgctattgccattgctttTGGGGGTCTATTTGCAGAGTGAAATTAGCTTCAGTATTCATTCATACCTGTGGGATTTTGTAGATGCTCAGCATGGTGGAAATTTGACTAAAGAGATCAGAATCAGTCCCTTCAAGTAGAGGCAACAGATTATTTTGCTTTCCACAACTGTAGTTTGGGACATTCTCCTGCCCCGTAGAAAGCAAATCCATCATCACCTCGTATGTTATCCTTGAATTGAAAAAGTTCTCATAGATGCTGTAGCCCAAGGTGATGTTTGGTAAGAGCTTTGGGTTCTGGTTGACCTCATgagtggcaaagaagaagggcagGACGTGCCAGAAGCTTATACTCTGTGTACTGCAAGATAAGCAATTTTAGTTGGTTTTCATGTCGATGTGGGGTTTTCATCTTCAATTCataaaatcacatcatttttcctGAAGCTATTCCTTTATGACATTTATAACTAATCAGTTGGATTGCTGTCTTAAGAGTCTAGTCTGGAAACTGGACAATCCAACAATCTGAAATTAATTAAGAATATCGCTATGGAAATTTTCTGCTAAGTACGAGCCTGTTCTGATGACTTTTacatcttttaatttaattttatttctttaatattgTTCTTCCACAGTAGCCTATAGTGTTTCTAAATTTTGCCTCTCAGCATGCAAAAGtcagaagaaaacaagaatttgCTAGCCACGACAAAGCCTCCCCTTGCCCCGTTCCATTGTTAGTCATTAAATCCTTAATATTAGGAACTTAGTATTCCTTTGCCATAAAATAATTTACTTTTATTGTTATTATCTTTTCAGACAGTATTCTGCATAGAATAATCTATTTCCatcattttcagaaatagatGGCTAGTAACATATAGGtatgcaaatttaaaaattatagcaTATAAAGGTTTTGTTATATATTAGCCACGACAGATATTAATCATTATACCTTGCAGTGATTCTGTAGTTACGTactattaatattaatgttttaCATAATTTTTCTCATTGTATATAAGaattaatattgatatattgaccatcatttgtgttgtaaatgttgtaccttgatgaacgtatcttttcttttatgtacactgagagcatatgcaccaagacaaattccttgtgtgtccaatcacgcttggccaataaaaattctattctattctattctattctattctattctattctattctattctattttattctatattaatACAGTAACAACTACTTACCAGAAATGGATTTTTTTGGGAAACAGCTGAAACGGTCTCTACCACAATCATTTCCCTTTTAAATCAGATAGAAGGTGTTTTCAATGCCATTAAATAAAACACACCCAGGGCTGTGTTTTTCCTGCCATGGTCCTtggcttctttatttttttttaaagggtttcaTTAATTTAAACAAAAAGTAAGCAGGGAGATGGTGATGCTGCCACACAAAGCAAAATACCAGCCTCCTTTTAAGAGACCAAATTGCTCACAAGCTATCTTATGTTGCCCACAAGCAACAAATGTAAGTCTTTTCCTTAAAGGAAATGAAGATAGGAAAAAGACCTGGTACTAGGAAATGGAAactattgatatttttaaaaacaaacagacaagaaagaaagaaaggataaaaTGAATCACTAGGCTTACGTAGATATCAGGAATTACCTTTGAAATCTGTTGTTTGGAGGTTTAAAGAAAACATATGGTTGAAATATAGTGATAGTTGTGGATATGATTGCACCAATCAGGAAATCTCCTGGCTTGTAGTAAGTGAATCTGTGTTTTTCCTGCCATGGTCCTtggcttctttattttttttaaagggtttcaTTAATTTAAACAAAAAGTAAGCAGGGAGATGGTGATGCTGCCACACAAAGCAAAATACCAGCCTCCTTTTGAGAGACCAAATTGCTCACAAGCCATCTTATGTTGCCCACAAGCAACATATTTAAGTCTTTTCCTTAAAGGAAATGAAGATGGGAAAAAGACCTGGTACCAGGAAATGGAAactattgatatttttaaaaacaaacagacaagaaagaaagaaaggataaaaTGAATCACTAGGCTTACGTAGATATCAGGAATTACCTTTGAAATCTGTTGTTTGGAGGTTTAAAGAAAACGTATGGTTGAAATATAGTGATAGTTGTGGATATGATTGCACCAATCAGGAAGTCTCCTGGCTTGTAGTAATTGAATCTGTGTTTTTCCTCCTTCTGCATATTCAATGGACATTTGGTCATCATTGTGCCACAGGGAAAATGGGACACcaggagaagcagcagcagcagcagattcTCACATGTCATGATGGAGATATTCGACACAGTTCTCCGACACAGACACCCCTGTCTTTGGCCTCAGAGCTGTTTAAGGAAGTTCTCTTGCCAAAGAATCCAGACACACTGACTGTATTCGTAAAGATAAAATGAAATCTGGCACATTAAAATGAGCCAGATCGCATCCAGACTGGCACAGTCCTGCCTAAAGGAGTCTCACATGTGCTCTCCATAGTCCTTGAGGTCCTTGTGGAACaaatttttagatatttttaataAGTGTTCATAAATATTTGTCGAATCTGTTGCTGATGGTTGGTGCATATGAGGGATTAACTACTAtgcatgaggggaaaaaacttTGTATGACTCATGGGCATAGTTCTAATATAAGACTTGTCAAAACAACAATTCAGGTAACTTCTTATTCCTTTCACTCAAGAGACTtattcttaacagaataacagactctgAGAGACATATCTTTGAAAGAGATACAGAAATGAATTGAGTAAACTTTTTAATGAGCCAAAAATTCTTTCTTGATAGAAAAGAATATCAGTTTCCTGTTGGAAATGAGATAATCCTTTTTCTTCTCCGCTTCAATGATGACTACTAAGATCTGATTCCCAGACTCAGGAATGTCCCTACACATCTCCAACTCAAAAGACTGGGTTTGGgtgcttcgctactggttcggaactgtgactACACCCGCATGTATCTGTACTATGTGCCTGCAtggcccttctgcacatgcgcagaaccttctgcacatgctcagagtgtctgtgatgacgtccgggcgggtgggcggagcctcttgatCATTATACCTTGCAGTGATCCTGTAGTTACGTactattaatattaatgttttaCATAATTTTTCTCATTGTATATAAGAattaatattgatatatttaccatcatttgtgttgtaaatgttgtaccttgatgaacgtatcttttcttttatgtacactgagagcatatgcaccaagacaaattccttgtgtgtccaatcacacttggccaataaaaattctattctattctattctattctattctattctattctattctattctattctattctattctatattaatacAGTAACAACTACTTACCAGAAATGGATTTTTTTGGAAACAGCTGAAACGGTCTCTACCACAATCATTTCCCTTTTAAATCAGATAGAAGGTGTTTTCAATGCCATTAAATAAAACACACCCAGGGCTGTGTTTTTCCTGCCATGGTCcttggctttatttttttaaagggtttcattaatttaaaacaaaaagtaaGCAGGGAGATGGTGATGCTGCCACACAAAGCAAAATACCAGCCTCCTTTTAAGAGACCAAATTGCTCACAAGCTATCTTATGTTGCCCACAAGCAACAAATGTAAGTCTTTTCCTTAAAGGAAATGAAGATAGGAAAAAGACCTGGTACTAGGAAATGGAAactattgatatttttaaaaacaaacagacaagaaagaaagaaaggataaaaTGAATCACTAGGCTTACGTAGATATCAGGAATTACCTTTGAAATCTGTTGTTTGGAGGTTTAAAGAAAACATATGGTTGAAATATAGTGATAGTTGTGGATATGATTGCACCAATCAGGAAATCTCCTGGCTTGTAGTAATTGAATCTGTGTTTTTCCTCCTTCTGCATATTCAATGGACATTTGGTCATCATTGTGCCACATGGAAAATGGGACACcaggagaagaagcagcagcagcagattcTCACATGTCATGATGGAGATATTCGACACAGTTCTCCGACACAGACACCCCTGTCTTTGGCCTCAGAGCTGTTTAAGGAAGTTCTCTTGCCAAAGAATCCAGACACACTGACTGTATTCATAAACATAAAATGAAATCTGGCACATTAAAATGAGCCAGATCGGATCCAGACTGGCACAGTCCTGCCTAAAGGAGTCTCACATGTGCT
This genomic window from Ahaetulla prasina isolate Xishuangbanna chromosome 2, ASM2864084v1, whole genome shotgun sequence contains:
- the LOC131190393 gene encoding vomeronasal type-2 receptor 26-like; translation: MTCENLLLLLLLLVSHFPCGTMMTKCPLNMQKEEKHRFNYYKPGDFLIGAIISTTITIFQPYVFFKPPNNRFQSTQSISFWHVLPFFFATHEVNQNPKLLPNITLGYSIYENFFNSRITYEVMMDLLSTGQENVPNYSCGKQNNLLPLLEGTDSDLFSQISTMLSIYKIPQINYGVISHIPEQKHHFPFFYRVTPSQEPPHLAIVKLLLHFRWTWIGLVAPDNESGEKFRRTFMPAALRKGVCVAFSERLPVVIEVGKNKNILQYFSDAKTEKRTQYYDFNSHYSATGNFGEAAFQCSYPSPLLSKKSWNTCLEKESWETPPQDLVERILSEDGSSISTIIQVVASVLSAASSYQLSKRRMRVGDHQTPQIIQPWQLHPFLRNFQIYNLSVEDVYLAEGGIPVADFDIMDWAVFPNKSSAGVKIGNVEKEEVSADIKFSIDESVIIWPTLFNQVTRSAYL